From Microlunatus capsulatus, a single genomic window includes:
- a CDS encoding amidohydrolase family protein, with product MIIDAHQHVWDLDRVAYPWLGRQHGPIHRTVAQEEVLPRLRAHGVDAVVLVQAADDDADTALMLDTAAAHPAVVAVVGYVPLEDPDATAARLPALAADPLVVGIRNLIHDRPDADFLLRPEVGESLGLVAAAGLAFDVVGVLPRHLEHVPVLAAEHPGLRLVVDHLGAPPLDGPPADLDRWRTLLTRAAEAPQVHAKVSGLYPDGGLDARSAELLRPVVAHAVEVFGPERLMYGGDWPVSLLAGGYDAVWDSVQPLLAGLGADAAAAVLGGTAARVYRVDPARLAAAAASGERA from the coding sequence GTGATCATCGACGCCCACCAGCACGTCTGGGACCTCGACCGGGTCGCCTACCCGTGGCTCGGCCGGCAGCACGGCCCGATCCACCGGACCGTCGCCCAGGAGGAGGTGCTGCCGCGGCTCCGGGCGCACGGCGTCGACGCCGTCGTGCTGGTGCAGGCCGCCGACGACGACGCCGACACCGCGCTGATGCTCGATACCGCGGCCGCGCACCCCGCGGTCGTGGCCGTCGTCGGGTACGTGCCGCTGGAGGACCCCGACGCCACCGCGGCCCGGCTGCCCGCCCTCGCGGCCGACCCCCTGGTCGTCGGCATCCGGAACCTGATCCACGACCGGCCCGACGCCGACTTCCTGCTGCGGCCGGAGGTCGGCGAGAGCCTGGGCCTGGTCGCCGCCGCGGGGCTGGCCTTCGACGTCGTCGGGGTGCTGCCCCGTCACCTCGAGCACGTGCCCGTGCTCGCCGCCGAGCACCCCGGCCTCCGGCTCGTGGTGGACCACCTCGGCGCGCCCCCGCTCGACGGCCCGCCGGCGGACCTGGACCGGTGGCGGACGCTGCTGACCCGGGCGGCGGAGGCGCCGCAGGTGCACGCGAAGGTGTCCGGCCTCTACCCCGACGGCGGCCTGGACGCCCGCTCGGCCGAGCTGCTGCGCCCGGTGGTGGCCCACGCCGTCGAGGTCTTCGGGCCCGAGCGGCTGATGTACGGCGGCGACTGGCCGGTCTCGCTGCTGGCCGGCGGCTACGACGCGGTGTGGGACAGCGTGCAGCCGCTGCTCGCCGGGCTCGGGGCGGACGCGGCGGCCGCGGTGCTCGGCGGCACCGCCGCCCGGGTCTACCGGGTCGACCCGGCCCGGCTGGCCGCGGCCGCGGCGTCGGGGGAGCGGGCGTGA
- a CDS encoding SDR family NAD(P)-dependent oxidoreductase codes for MSGELEGLVALVTGGASGIGAAVAARLQADGARVAVLDLNPGAAAEGQLGVACDVGDDASVRAAVDRVVEELGGLDVVVNNAGIGAAGTVADNDDDEWHRVLDVNVVGMVRVTRAALPHLRASTAPAVVNTSSIAATAGLPQRALYSASKGAVLALTRAMAADHVREGIRVNCVNPGTADTPWVQRLLDAAEDPAAERTALEARQPHGRLVSAEEVADAVAYLASPRSRSTTGTSIAVDGGMQELRLRPRG; via the coding sequence GTGAGCGGCGAGCTCGAGGGCCTCGTCGCCCTGGTCACCGGGGGCGCGTCCGGCATCGGCGCGGCGGTCGCCGCCCGGCTGCAGGCCGACGGCGCGCGGGTGGCGGTGCTCGACCTCAACCCCGGCGCCGCCGCGGAGGGCCAGCTGGGCGTCGCCTGCGACGTCGGCGACGACGCGTCGGTGCGGGCCGCCGTCGACCGGGTCGTCGAGGAGCTGGGCGGGCTGGACGTCGTGGTCAACAACGCCGGCATCGGTGCCGCCGGCACCGTCGCCGACAACGACGACGACGAGTGGCACCGCGTGCTGGACGTCAACGTCGTCGGCATGGTCCGGGTGACGCGGGCCGCGCTCCCCCACCTGCGGGCCTCGACCGCCCCGGCGGTCGTGAACACGTCGTCCATCGCGGCGACGGCCGGCCTGCCGCAGCGCGCCCTCTACAGCGCGTCGAAGGGCGCGGTGCTGGCCCTGACCCGGGCGATGGCGGCCGACCACGTGCGGGAGGGCATCCGGGTGAACTGCGTGAACCCCGGGACCGCGGACACCCCCTGGGTGCAGCGGCTGCTGGACGCCGCCGAGGACCCGGCGGCGGAGCGGACGGCGCTGGAGGCCCGGCAGCCGCACGGCCGGCTGGTCTCGGCCGAGGAGGTCGCCGACGCCGTGGCCTACCTGGCCAGCCCCCGCTCGCGCTCGACGACCGGCACCTCGATCGCCGTCGACGGCGGGATGCAGGAGCTGCGGCTCCGCCCCCGCGGCTGA
- a CDS encoding SDR family oxidoreductase, which produces MTGVQARGPFDLTGRTAVVTGASRGIGAAVAAGLLRAGADVVGLQRGPVPEELARLAAECGRHLHRVPVDLADPVSVDDAVAAALALGPVDILVNNAGTQVRHPAEDFPLADFDAVLAVNTRAVFQLCQAFGRPMLERGWGRVVNVASLLSFQGGLRVPAYAASKGAVAQLTKALCNEWAARGVAVNAVAPGYVDTDMNEALLADAERHAAISARIPAGRWGRGEDLAGAVVFLSSEAAAYVHGVVLPVDGGWLAR; this is translated from the coding sequence GTGACCGGCGTGCAGGCCCGGGGGCCCTTCGACCTGACCGGCCGGACGGCGGTGGTGACGGGCGCCTCGCGCGGCATCGGGGCGGCCGTCGCGGCGGGGCTGCTGCGGGCCGGCGCCGACGTCGTCGGGCTGCAGCGCGGGCCGGTGCCCGAGGAGCTGGCGCGGCTGGCCGCCGAGTGCGGGCGCCACCTGCACCGGGTGCCGGTCGACCTGGCCGACCCGGTCTCGGTCGACGACGCCGTGGCGGCCGCCCTCGCGCTCGGGCCCGTCGACATCCTGGTCAACAACGCCGGCACCCAGGTCCGGCACCCGGCCGAGGACTTCCCGCTCGCCGACTTCGACGCCGTGCTCGCGGTCAACACCCGCGCGGTGTTCCAGCTGTGCCAGGCCTTCGGCCGGCCGATGCTGGAGCGCGGCTGGGGCCGGGTCGTCAACGTCGCGTCGCTGCTCAGCTTCCAGGGCGGCCTCCGGGTGCCCGCCTACGCCGCGTCCAAGGGCGCGGTCGCGCAGCTGACCAAGGCGCTCTGCAACGAGTGGGCGGCGCGCGGCGTCGCCGTCAACGCGGTGGCGCCCGGCTACGTCGACACCGACATGAACGAGGCCCTGCTCGCCGACGCCGAACGGCACGCCGCCATCTCCGCCCGCATCCCGGCCGGCCGCTGGGGACGGGGGGAGGACCTGGCGGGCGCCGTCGTCTTCCTCAGCTCCGAGGCTGCCGCCTACGTGCACGGGGTGGTGCTGCCGGTCGACGGCGGCTGGCTGGCCCGCTGA
- the rpoB gene encoding DNA-directed RNA polymerase subunit beta, translating to MAASRTASNTKVVSSTGRISFAKIAEPMEVPDLLDLQVDSFDWLVGNDAWRTRVDSALAEGRTDVNTKSGLEEIFEEISPIEDFSGTMSLSFRDHRFEPPKNSVEECKDRDVTYAAPLFVTAEFMNNETGEIKSQTVFMGDFPLMTDKGTFVINGTERVVVSQLVRSPGVYFEQTTDKTSDKDIFTCKMIPSRGAWLEFEIDKRDMVGVRLDRKRKQNVTVLLKALGWTDAQILEEFGQYESMRLTLEKDHTSTQDEALLDIYRKLRPGEPPTREAAQALLENYYFNPKRYDLAKVGRYKINKKLGLDEPFDKQVLTTDDIVAAIRFIVALHDGKEVLDAPRGELLVEEDDIDHFGNRRLRTVGELIQNQLRTGLGRMERVVRDRMTTQDVEAITPQTLINIRPVVAALKEFFGTSQLSQFMDQTNPIAGLTHKRRLSALGPGGLSRDRAGMEVRDVHPSHYGRMCPIETPEGPNIGLIGSLASFARVNAFGFVETPYRKVENGQVTDQIDYLTADVEDRYTIAQANAALTEDLHFAEERVLARRRKADPDTVPANDIQYMDVSPRQMVSVATAMIPFLEHDDASRALMGANMQRQAVPLIRSEAPFVGTGMEYRGAVDAGDVTTASQGGVVTSVSADLIEIAYDDGSYRTYRLSKFKRSNQGTAINQRPLVRDGQRVEAGTPLADGPCTDGGEMALGRNLLVAFMPWEGHNYEDAIILSQRVVQDDLLTSIHIEEHEVDARDTKLGAEEITRDIPNVSEEMLADLDERGIIRIGAEVSTGDVLVGKVTPKGETELTPEERLLRAIFGEKAREVRDTSLKVPHGESGTVIGVRVFDRESDDELSPGVNQLVRVYVAQKRKIQDGDKLAGRHGNKGVISKILPVEDMPFMEDGTPVDIVLNPLGVPSRMNVGQVLETHLGWVASQGWDLAGVEGAWAERLRSVGLEHVDGNTNLATPVFDGATEEEITGLLGNTNPTRDGDRLVNADGKANLFDGRSGEPFPMPVGVGYIYMLKLHHLVDDKIHARSTGPYSMITQQPLGGKAQFGGQRFGEMEVWALEAYGAAWALQELLTIKSDDVPGRVKVYEAIVKGENIPEPGIPESFKVLVKEMKSLCLNVEVLSSDGTEVELRDSEDDYRGGEDFGIDLSRRPGESLGVEEV from the coding sequence TTGGCCGCCTCGCGCACCGCCTCGAACACCAAAGTCGTCTCATCCACCGGCCGCATCTCGTTCGCGAAGATCGCCGAGCCGATGGAGGTTCCCGATCTCCTCGACCTGCAGGTCGACTCCTTCGACTGGCTCGTCGGCAACGACGCCTGGCGCACGCGGGTCGACTCCGCGCTCGCCGAGGGCCGGACCGACGTCAACACCAAGTCCGGTCTGGAGGAGATCTTCGAGGAGATCTCCCCGATCGAGGACTTCTCGGGCACCATGTCGCTGTCGTTCCGCGACCACCGCTTCGAGCCCCCGAAGAACAGCGTCGAGGAGTGCAAGGACCGCGACGTCACCTACGCGGCCCCGCTCTTCGTCACCGCTGAGTTCATGAACAACGAGACCGGCGAGATCAAGAGCCAGACCGTGTTCATGGGCGACTTCCCGCTGATGACCGACAAGGGCACCTTCGTCATCAACGGCACCGAGCGCGTCGTGGTCTCCCAGCTCGTCCGCAGCCCCGGCGTCTACTTCGAGCAGACCACCGACAAGACCTCGGACAAGGACATCTTCACCTGCAAGATGATCCCCAGCCGCGGTGCGTGGCTCGAGTTCGAGATCGACAAGCGCGACATGGTCGGGGTCCGCCTCGACCGCAAGCGCAAGCAGAACGTCACCGTGCTGCTCAAGGCGCTCGGCTGGACCGACGCGCAGATCCTCGAGGAGTTCGGCCAGTACGAGTCCATGCGGCTCACCCTGGAGAAGGACCACACGTCCACCCAGGACGAGGCCCTCCTCGACATCTACCGCAAGCTGCGCCCCGGCGAGCCGCCGACGCGCGAGGCCGCGCAGGCGCTGCTGGAGAACTACTACTTCAACCCGAAGCGCTACGACCTCGCCAAGGTCGGCCGGTACAAGATCAACAAGAAGCTGGGCCTCGACGAGCCCTTCGACAAGCAGGTCCTCACCACCGACGACATCGTGGCGGCCATCCGCTTCATCGTCGCGCTGCACGACGGCAAGGAGGTGCTGGACGCCCCCCGCGGCGAGCTGCTGGTCGAGGAGGACGACATCGACCACTTCGGCAACCGTCGCCTGCGCACCGTGGGCGAGCTGATCCAGAACCAGCTCCGCACCGGCCTCGGCCGGATGGAGCGCGTGGTGCGCGACCGGATGACGACCCAGGACGTCGAGGCGATCACGCCGCAGACCCTGATCAACATCCGGCCCGTCGTCGCGGCGCTGAAGGAGTTCTTCGGGACCTCGCAGCTGTCGCAGTTCATGGACCAGACGAACCCGATCGCGGGCCTGACGCACAAGCGCCGCCTGTCCGCGCTCGGCCCGGGTGGTCTGTCCCGTGACCGCGCCGGCATGGAGGTCCGCGACGTCCACCCCTCGCACTACGGCCGCATGTGCCCGATCGAGACCCCGGAGGGCCCGAACATCGGCCTGATCGGCTCGCTCGCGTCCTTCGCCCGGGTGAACGCGTTCGGCTTCGTCGAGACGCCGTACCGCAAGGTCGAGAACGGCCAGGTGACCGACCAGATCGACTACCTGACCGCCGACGTCGAGGACCGCTACACGATCGCCCAGGCGAACGCCGCGCTGACCGAGGACCTGCACTTCGCCGAGGAGCGCGTGCTGGCCCGCCGTCGCAAGGCCGACCCGGACACCGTGCCGGCCAACGACATCCAGTACATGGACGTCAGCCCCCGGCAGATGGTGTCCGTCGCCACCGCGATGATCCCGTTCCTCGAGCACGACGACGCCTCCCGCGCCCTGATGGGTGCGAACATGCAGCGCCAGGCCGTCCCGCTGATCCGTTCCGAGGCCCCCTTCGTGGGCACCGGCATGGAGTACCGCGGCGCGGTCGACGCCGGCGACGTCACGACGGCCTCGCAGGGCGGTGTGGTCACCTCGGTGAGCGCCGACCTGATCGAGATCGCCTACGACGACGGCAGCTACCGGACCTACCGGCTCAGCAAGTTCAAGCGCTCCAACCAGGGCACCGCCATCAACCAGCGGCCCCTGGTCCGTGACGGGCAGCGCGTCGAGGCCGGCACCCCGCTGGCCGACGGCCCCTGCACCGACGGCGGCGAGATGGCGCTCGGGCGCAACCTGCTCGTGGCGTTCATGCCGTGGGAGGGCCACAACTACGAGGACGCCATCATCCTCAGCCAGCGCGTCGTCCAGGACGACCTGCTGACCTCGATCCACATCGAGGAGCACGAGGTCGACGCCCGCGACACCAAGCTGGGCGCCGAGGAGATCACCCGGGACATCCCGAACGTCTCCGAGGAGATGCTGGCCGACCTCGACGAGCGCGGGATCATCCGCATCGGCGCCGAGGTCTCGACCGGTGACGTCCTGGTCGGCAAGGTCACGCCCAAGGGCGAGACCGAGCTCACCCCCGAGGAGCGGCTGCTCCGCGCGATCTTCGGCGAGAAGGCGCGCGAGGTGCGCGACACCTCGCTGAAGGTGCCCCACGGCGAGTCCGGCACCGTCATCGGCGTCCGCGTCTTCGACCGCGAGTCCGACGACGAGCTCTCGCCCGGCGTGAACCAGCTGGTCCGGGTCTACGTCGCCCAGAAGCGCAAGATCCAGGACGGCGACAAGCTCGCCGGCCGGCACGGCAACAAGGGCGTCATCTCCAAGATCCTCCCGGTCGAGGACATGCCGTTCATGGAGGACGGGACCCCGGTCGACATCGTGCTCAACCCGCTGGGCGTGCCCAGCCGGATGAACGTCGGCCAGGTCCTCGAGACCCACCTGGGCTGGGTCGCCAGCCAGGGCTGGGACCTCGCGGGCGTCGAGGGTGCGTGGGCCGAGCGGCTCCGCAGCGTCGGCCTCGAGCACGTCGACGGCAACACCAACCTCGCCACCCCGGTCTTCGACGGGGCGACCGAGGAGGAGATCACCGGTCTGCTCGGGAACACCAACCCGACGCGGGACGGCGACCGCCTGGTGAACGCCGACGGCAAGGCCAACCTGTTCGACGGCCGCTCCGGTGAGCCGTTCCCGATGCCGGTGGGCGTGGGCTACATCTACATGCTGAAGCTCCACCACCTGGTCGACGACAAGATCCACGCCCGTTCCACGGGTCCCTACTCGATGATCACGCAGCAGCCCCTGGGCGGTAAGGCCCAGTTCGGCGGCCAGCGGTTCGGCGAGATGGAGGTGTGGGCCCTCGAGGCCTACGGCGCCGCCTGGGCCCTGCAGGAGCTGCTCACGATCAAGTCCGACGACGTCCCCGGCCGCGTGAAGGTCTACGAGGCCATCGTCAAGGGCGAGAACATCCCCGAGCCGGGCATCCCCGAGTCGTTCAAGGTGCTCGTCAAGGAGATGAAGTCGCTCTGCCTGAACGTCGAGGTGCTGTCCTCCGACGGCACCGAGGTGGAGCTGCGGGACTCCGAGGACGACTACCGCGGCGGCGAGGACTTCGGCATCGACCTGTCCCGCCGTCCGGGCGAGTCGCTCGGCGTCGAAGAAGTCTGA
- a CDS encoding L-fuconate dehydratase — MPLITAVDVVDVRFPTSLTADGSDAMNKDGDYSAAYVVLRTDADGVEGYGLTFTIGRGNDLVALAAQQRGEPLVGLDVDAVVADLGGTYRLLQSDSQLRWLGPEKGVVHLALAAVMNAVWDLAARRAGKPLWRFVADLEPEALVDTMDLSYLSDVLLREEAVAALTALRPTLEDRVAVLEASGYPCYTTSAGWLGYSDEKLRRLCQEAVDEGYRYLKLKVGASLEDDLRRCAIARDVIGPDRHLMVDANQVWDVGTAIEWTRALSHFDPLWIEEPTSPDDVLGHATIRAAVAPVGVATGEHGMNRVLFKQLFQAEAIDFCQLDSCRLGSLNEILPVMLMAAKFGIPVCPHAGGVGLCELVQHLSVIDFLVVSGSTEGRVAEYVDHLHEHFVDPCVVEGAAYVLPTAPGYSAQMHEASLDVYAYPGGSYWAGRPSVA; from the coding sequence GTGCCGCTCATCACCGCCGTCGACGTCGTGGACGTCCGGTTCCCCACCTCGCTGACCGCGGACGGGTCCGACGCCATGAACAAGGACGGCGACTACTCCGCCGCCTACGTGGTGCTGCGCACCGACGCCGACGGGGTGGAGGGCTACGGCCTCACCTTCACCATCGGCCGCGGCAACGACCTCGTCGCCCTGGCGGCGCAGCAGCGCGGCGAGCCGCTGGTCGGGCTCGACGTCGACGCGGTGGTCGCCGACCTCGGCGGCACCTACCGGCTATTGCAGTCGGACTCCCAGCTGCGCTGGCTGGGCCCGGAGAAGGGCGTCGTGCACCTGGCCCTGGCCGCGGTGATGAACGCCGTCTGGGACCTCGCCGCCCGCCGGGCCGGCAAGCCGCTGTGGCGCTTCGTCGCCGACCTCGAGCCCGAGGCGCTCGTCGACACCATGGACCTCAGCTACCTCTCCGACGTCCTGCTGCGGGAGGAGGCCGTTGCCGCGCTCACCGCGCTGCGGCCGACCCTGGAGGACCGGGTCGCCGTCCTCGAGGCGTCGGGCTACCCCTGCTACACCACCTCCGCCGGCTGGCTGGGCTACTCCGACGAGAAGCTCCGCCGGCTCTGCCAGGAGGCCGTCGACGAGGGCTACCGCTACCTCAAGCTCAAGGTCGGGGCCTCGCTGGAGGACGACCTGCGCCGCTGCGCGATCGCCCGCGACGTCATCGGGCCCGACCGGCACCTGATGGTCGACGCCAACCAGGTGTGGGACGTCGGCACGGCGATCGAGTGGACGCGCGCGCTCAGCCACTTCGACCCGCTGTGGATCGAGGAGCCGACCAGCCCCGACGACGTGCTGGGGCACGCGACGATCCGGGCGGCCGTGGCGCCGGTCGGCGTGGCCACCGGGGAGCACGGGATGAACCGGGTGCTGTTCAAGCAGCTGTTCCAGGCGGAGGCCATCGACTTCTGCCAGCTGGACTCCTGCCGCCTCGGCAGCCTCAACGAGATCCTCCCCGTGATGCTGATGGCGGCGAAGTTCGGCATCCCGGTCTGCCCGCACGCCGGCGGGGTCGGGCTCTGCGAGCTGGTCCAGCACCTGTCGGTCATCGACTTCCTCGTCGTCTCCGGCAGCACCGAGGGCCGGGTCGCGGAGTACGTCGACCACCTGCACGAGCACTTCGTCGACCCGTGCGTCGTCGAGGGCGCGGCCTACGTGCTGCCCACCGCACCGGGCTACAGCGCGCAGATGCACGAGGCGTCGCTGGACGTCTACGCCTATCCGGGCGGGAGCTACTGGGCCGGACGGCCTAGCGTGGCCTGA
- the rplL gene encoding 50S ribosomal protein L7/L12: MAKLSTAELLDAFKELTLIELSEFVKEFETTFGVTAAAPVAAAAPAGAGGGAAVEEEEASDEVDVILEAAGDKKIQVIKEVRTLTSLGLKEAKDLVEAAPKAVLEKVTKEQAEKAKEALEGAGAKVTLK; this comes from the coding sequence ATGGCGAAGCTCAGCACTGCAGAGCTCCTTGACGCCTTCAAGGAGCTGACCCTGATCGAGCTCTCCGAGTTCGTCAAGGAGTTCGAGACCACCTTCGGCGTCACCGCTGCCGCTCCCGTGGCCGCGGCCGCCCCGGCCGGTGCCGGCGGCGGCGCCGCTGTCGAGGAGGAGGAGGCCTCGGACGAGGTCGACGTCATCCTCGAGGCGGCCGGCGACAAGAAGATCCAGGTCATCAAGGAGGTGCGCACCCTCACCAGCCTCGGTCTCAAGGAGGCCAAGGACCTGGTCGAGGCCGCCCCCAAGGCCGTCCTGGAGAAGGTCACCAAGGAGCAGGCCGAGAAGGCCAAGGAGGCCCTCGAGGGCGCCGGGGCCAAGGTCACCCTCAAGTGA
- the rplJ gene encoding 50S ribosomal protein L10, with the protein MARPDKAAAVAELKDKFSSSSAVVLTEYRGLTVKALKDLRRSLGENATYAVSKNTLTTIAAREAGVEGLDEHLVGPTAITFVDGDPVVVAKGLRDFARTNPLLVIKGGVLDGKFLSSDEVRTLADLESREVLLAKVAGGMQGVLQQAISLVSAPLSQVARLAAALEQAAQEDPSIIGGAGTPAATEQESSTEDPTEAAPAAEASSEAAPAAEGTEAAAAAPDTNTVAADAAEEN; encoded by the coding sequence ATGGCGAGGCCGGACAAGGCAGCTGCGGTCGCCGAGCTGAAGGACAAGTTCTCCAGCTCCTCGGCGGTCGTCCTGACCGAGTACCGCGGTCTCACCGTGAAGGCGTTGAAGGACCTGCGCCGCTCGCTCGGTGAGAACGCCACCTACGCCGTGTCGAAGAACACCCTGACCACGATCGCCGCCCGCGAGGCGGGTGTCGAGGGTCTCGACGAGCACCTCGTCGGACCCACGGCGATCACCTTCGTGGACGGCGACCCCGTCGTCGTCGCGAAGGGTCTGCGTGACTTCGCACGGACCAACCCGCTCCTGGTCATCAAGGGCGGAGTTCTGGACGGCAAGTTCCTGAGCTCCGACGAGGTGCGCACGCTCGCCGACCTGGAGTCCCGCGAGGTCCTCCTCGCGAAGGTCGCCGGCGGCATGCAGGGTGTCCTGCAGCAGGCCATCTCGCTGGTGTCCGCCCCGCTGTCCCAGGTCGCGCGGCTCGCCGCCGCCCTGGAGCAGGCGGCCCAGGAGGACCCCTCGATCATCGGCGGCGCCGGCACCCCGGCCGCCACCGAGCAGGAGTCGAGCACGGAAGACCCGACCGAGGCGGCACCTGCCGCCGAGGCCAGCTCTGAGGCAGCACCCGCTGCGGAGGGCACCGAGGCGGCTGCTGCTGCCCCGGACACCAACACCGTCGCGGCTGACGCTGCGGAAGAAAACTAA
- a CDS encoding fumarylacetoacetate hydrolase family protein, producing MKLARLGPEGQETPVVVTDHGTYDLSGVVYDLTGEFFASGGLDRVRDALAADELPLFPAEGVRVGAPVARPSAVVCIGMNYAAHAAESGATPPEQPVLFLKTPNTVGGPDDPVQIPRGSEKTDWEVELALVIGRRTAYLDSPAQSLDHVAGFTICDDLSERAFQLEVSGGQWSKGKACRGFSPTGPWLVTPDEVDHTGLRLRSWVNGEPRQDSTTADLIFGVEEIVYQLSQYMVLEPGDLVLTGTPEGVALSGRFPYLREGDVVEVEIEGLGRQRHVFTPWAPLEEGR from the coding sequence ATGAAGCTGGCTCGACTGGGCCCCGAGGGCCAGGAGACCCCCGTCGTGGTCACCGACCACGGCACCTACGACCTCAGCGGCGTCGTGTACGACCTGACCGGCGAGTTCTTCGCCAGCGGCGGCCTGGACCGGGTCCGGGACGCGCTGGCCGCCGACGAGCTGCCGCTGTTCCCCGCCGAGGGCGTACGGGTCGGGGCGCCGGTCGCGCGCCCCAGCGCCGTCGTCTGCATCGGGATGAACTACGCCGCCCACGCCGCCGAGTCCGGGGCCACCCCGCCCGAGCAGCCGGTGCTGTTCCTCAAGACCCCGAACACCGTCGGCGGGCCCGACGACCCGGTGCAGATCCCGCGCGGCAGCGAGAAGACCGACTGGGAGGTGGAGCTGGCCCTGGTCATCGGGCGCCGGACCGCCTACCTCGACTCCCCCGCGCAGAGCCTGGACCACGTCGCCGGCTTCACCATCTGCGACGACCTGTCCGAGCGGGCCTTCCAGCTGGAGGTCTCCGGCGGGCAGTGGAGCAAGGGCAAGGCCTGCCGCGGGTTCTCCCCGACGGGCCCGTGGCTGGTCACCCCCGACGAGGTGGACCACACCGGCCTGCGGCTGCGCAGCTGGGTGAACGGCGAGCCGCGGCAGGACTCGACCACCGCCGACCTGATCTTCGGCGTCGAGGAGATCGTCTACCAGCTGAGCCAGTACATGGTGCTGGAGCCCGGCGACCTCGTCCTGACGGGCACCCCGGAGGGCGTCGCGCTCTCGGGCCGGTTCCCCTACCTGAGGGAGGGCGACGTGGTCGAGGTGGAGATCGAGGGGCTGGGCCGCCAGCGGCACGTCTTCACCCCGTGGGCCCCGCTGGAGGAGGGCCGGTGA
- a CDS encoding L-rhamnose mutarotase — translation MQRVAQIVGLAPEAVTRYQELHASVWPDVLRTIHACGIRNYSIFLREPELLLFAYFEYIGEDYEADQAAMAADPVTQEWWQLTMPMQRPLEGRAEGDWWAVLPEVFHVD, via the coding sequence ATGCAGCGCGTCGCCCAGATCGTCGGACTCGCCCCCGAGGCGGTGACCCGCTACCAGGAGCTGCACGCCTCGGTGTGGCCGGACGTCCTGCGGACCATCCACGCCTGCGGGATCCGGAACTACTCCATCTTCCTGCGCGAGCCCGAGCTGCTGCTGTTCGCCTACTTCGAGTACATCGGCGAGGACTACGAGGCCGACCAGGCGGCGATGGCCGCCGACCCGGTCACCCAGGAGTGGTGGCAGCTGACGATGCCGATGCAGCGCCCGCTCGAGGGCCGCGCCGAGGGCGACTGGTGGGCCGTCCTGCCCGAGGTCTTCCACGTCGACTGA